A window of the Lolium perenne isolate Kyuss_39 chromosome 7, Kyuss_2.0, whole genome shotgun sequence genome harbors these coding sequences:
- the LOC127319178 gene encoding uncharacterized protein isoform X2, which produces MADSPRRRYARSSRSPSPYKGRQKAMSRSRSPVARSQSRSPSPDPRSQARSRSRSPGREPEAVNHGNTLYITGLSSRVTDKELREYFNKEGKVVSCHVVLEPHTRVSRGFAFITMDTVEDAERCIKYLNQSEMQGRNITVEKSRRGRPRTPTPGSYLGHRYERREMQRGGGRFRRGGYGGRDDYYGGNSYRRSPPPMYSSYRDTRDYPPYRDARDYSPPPRDGRDYYDSRGGGRGYSPQRSPPPYGGRARRERSRSLPYSPYRMPERGYGGRRAGGGGYDR; this is translated from the exons ATG GCCGACTCCCCGCGCCGCAG GTACGCAAGGTCCTCAAGGTCCCCTTCTCCTTACAAGGGACGCCAAAAGGCAATGTCAAGGTCAAGATCACCTGTAGCTCGATCCCAATCTAGATCTCCGTCGCCTGATCCTAGATCTCAGGCCAGGTCAAGATCGAGAAGCCCTGGGAG GGAGCCTGAAGCTGTGAATCATGGAAATACTCTGTACATAACTGGACTTTCGTCTAGAGTGACGGATAAAGAACTTAGAGAGTACTTCAATAAGGAAGGAAAG GTGGTTTCTTGCCATGTTGTTCTTGAACCCCATACCCGTGTTTCTCGTGGGTTTGCCTTCATCACCATGGACACTGTTGAGGATGCTGAACGCTGCATCAAATATCTTAACCAGTCTGAAATGCAAGGCCGAAACATCACTGTTGAAAAG TCACGCCGAGGTCGCCCAAGGACACCAACTCCTGGAAGTTATCTAG GCCATCGCTACGAGCGTAGAGAGATGCAGCGCGGTGGTGGCAGATTCCGCAGAGGCGGCTATGGTGGCCGTGATGACTACTATGGCGGCAACAGCTACCGCAGGTCTCCACCTCCCATGTACTCGTCCTACAGGGACACCCGAGACTACCCTCCCTACAGGGATGCCCGGGACTACTCGCCACCCCCTAGGGATGGCCGAGACTACTATGACAGCAGGGGTGGCGGTCGGGGCTACTCACCTCAACGTTCTCCCCCTCCTTACGGTGGCAGGGCAAGAAGGGAGCGGTCTAGGTCGCTTCCTTACTCCCCATACCGGATGCCCGAGAGAGGCTACGGTGGCCGCCGGGCTGGGGGCGGTGGCTACGACAGGTGA
- the LOC127319178 gene encoding uncharacterized protein isoform X1: protein MADSPRRRYARSSRSPSPYKGRQKAMSRSRSPVARSQSRSPSPDPRSQARSRSRSPGSREPEAVNHGNTLYITGLSSRVTDKELREYFNKEGKVVSCHVVLEPHTRVSRGFAFITMDTVEDAERCIKYLNQSEMQGRNITVEKSRRGRPRTPTPGSYLGHRYERREMQRGGGRFRRGGYGGRDDYYGGNSYRRSPPPMYSSYRDTRDYPPYRDARDYSPPPRDGRDYYDSRGGGRGYSPQRSPPPYGGRARRERSRSLPYSPYRMPERGYGGRRAGGGGYDR, encoded by the exons ATG GCCGACTCCCCGCGCCGCAG GTACGCAAGGTCCTCAAGGTCCCCTTCTCCTTACAAGGGACGCCAAAAGGCAATGTCAAGGTCAAGATCACCTGTAGCTCGATCCCAATCTAGATCTCCGTCGCCTGATCCTAGATCTCAGGCCAGGTCAAGATCGAGAAGCCCTGGGAG CAGGGAGCCTGAAGCTGTGAATCATGGAAATACTCTGTACATAACTGGACTTTCGTCTAGAGTGACGGATAAAGAACTTAGAGAGTACTTCAATAAGGAAGGAAAG GTGGTTTCTTGCCATGTTGTTCTTGAACCCCATACCCGTGTTTCTCGTGGGTTTGCCTTCATCACCATGGACACTGTTGAGGATGCTGAACGCTGCATCAAATATCTTAACCAGTCTGAAATGCAAGGCCGAAACATCACTGTTGAAAAG TCACGCCGAGGTCGCCCAAGGACACCAACTCCTGGAAGTTATCTAG GCCATCGCTACGAGCGTAGAGAGATGCAGCGCGGTGGTGGCAGATTCCGCAGAGGCGGCTATGGTGGCCGTGATGACTACTATGGCGGCAACAGCTACCGCAGGTCTCCACCTCCCATGTACTCGTCCTACAGGGACACCCGAGACTACCCTCCCTACAGGGATGCCCGGGACTACTCGCCACCCCCTAGGGATGGCCGAGACTACTATGACAGCAGGGGTGGCGGTCGGGGCTACTCACCTCAACGTTCTCCCCCTCCTTACGGTGGCAGGGCAAGAAGGGAGCGGTCTAGGTCGCTTCCTTACTCCCCATACCGGATGCCCGAGAGAGGCTACGGTGGCCGCCGGGCTGGGGGCGGTGGCTACGACAGGTGA
- the LOC127319177 gene encoding uncharacterized protein, which translates to MPAEGTRMARLWEREVGRLPPRRFAGAVRASEEFVHSLGLQKRLQKHKRCVDTLSFNSSGSLFMSASHDQTIALWNLEEAVPRLMFQAGGDVSDTQFMPLSDDRSIVTCGADGEVRHSRIREGGCVFTDKLADLRYAVNKLAVDPGSPHTFFSCVEDGSVLLFDLRRKYPRKLFKCGAVRRFGFLSGRTVILPAISVDPRNPSCFAVCGCDEYARLYDARKISLEISTFGVPVEQFCPQHLVSSDSKRDGISGLAFSHAGELLASYSYENIYLFSREHGLYFNDFEENYSEKLPVPQTFKGHENMQPIKGVSFFGPNCDYVISGSDCGHVFIWRKKDGQLLRAM; encoded by the exons atgCCGGCGGAGGGGACGCGGATGGCGCGGCTGTGGGAGCGCGAGGTCGGACGCCTCCCGCCCAGGCGCTTCGCCGGCGCCGTCAGGGCCTCCGAG GAGTTTGTGCATTCTCTGGGCCTCCAGAAGAGGCTGCAGAAGCACAAGAGATGCGTGGACACCTTAAGCTTCAACAGTAGTGGGAGCTTGTTCATGTCCGCTTCACACGACCAGACTATCGCACTGTGGAACTTGGAAGAGGCGGTGCCGAGACTGATGTTCCAGGCCGGCGGCGATGTGTCCGACACGCAGTTCATGCCCTTATCGGATGATCGGAGCATCGTCACATGCGGCGCTGATGGGGAG GTGAGGCATTCGCGTATACGAGAAGGTGGTTGCGTGTTTACGGATAAACTTGCTGACCTGAGGTACGCGGTGAACAAGTTGGCTGTTGATCCGGGAAGTCCTCACACATTCTTTAGCTGCGTGGAGGATGGCTCTGTTTTGCTT TTTGACCTGAGGAGGAAATATCCCAGGAAGCTCTTTAAATGTGGTGCGGTTAGAAGATTTGGTTTCTTATCTGGTCGCACTGTGATACTCCCTGCTATTTCCGTAGACCCAAGAAACCCCTCTTGTTTTGCAGTTTGTGGCTGTGATGAGTATGCACGGTTATATGATGCCCGTAAGATTTCTCTGGAAATATCTACATTTGGTGTCCCAGTAGAGCAATTCTGCCCTCAACATTTGGTATCCAGCGACAGCAAGAGAGATGGAATCAGTGGTTTGGCTTTCTCACACGCTGGTGAACTTTTAGCATCCTATAGTTATGAAAACATCTACCTTTTCTCAAGAGAGCATGGGTTATACTTCAACGATTTTGAGGAGAATTACAGTGAGAAGTTGCCTGTACCTCAGACCTTCAAGGGTCATGAGAACATGCAGCCCATTAAAGGTGTTAGCTTCTTTGGTCCCAATTGTGACTATGTTATCTCTGGATCGGACTGTGGCCATGTGTTTATTTGGAGAAAGAAGGATGGACAGCTTCTGCGTGCGATG